The uncultured Sphaerochaeta sp. genome includes the window GGAAAGCAGAGCACTCTTCTGTAGAGAATATCATCAAGACAACTTGGATGGTCTATGAGGCTAACCAGAAGCATATGAACCGATAGTCTTCATAGCGTCTTCACTACTTTTATTAACGGCAGTCACATGGCTGTCGTTTTTATTTGACGAAGTGCTCTTCGAATGCAAGCATAAGGAAGGGGAGCATTATGAAATTCATTATCCGCCTCGCCATAAAGAATCTCAGTCGCTATAGACGCCGTACAGCGATTACAGCTGGAGCAATAGCAATAGGAATCATGGCTTTCATTATTGTAGATTCCATCTTCTTGGGAGCAAAACTAGAATCTGAGAGAAATTTACGACTATATGAGACAGCCTCACTCCGTATATATACCCCAGAATATTGGAATGAACGTCATTTCCTTCCGCTTGAGTACTCGATAAAAGACCCCTCTAAAGTTTTGCAAATTCTGGAAGACAGAGGATTGAAAGCTACACCTAGAACGTTGTTCTCAGCTGATATGATTCTCTATAAGCAAGATTTCAATGAGGATGGTACACTCCCTGTTACGGTAACTGCCGTCAATCCAGAAACTGATTCATCTGTGTATAAGTTTGAAGACACACTCCACCAAGGAAGATTTCTTAAGCCAGGTGAGATGGATGGAATAGTAATTGGAAGCTGGTTTGCTGAGGATATCGGGGCTGAGGTAGGATATTGGGTCACCTTGTTAACAAGAGGTAATGGCGGTTTCTATGAAGCCTTTGATATGCAAATTGTCGGAATCGTGAATTGCCCTAATCCCAATGTCAACAGAACCTTGGTAATGATGGATATCCAAGCAGCAGATACGTTCCTTGCAATGGAGGGTGCTGTTACCAATATCGACATTTCACTAGCCAATGGTAAAGATATCGAGTCGGCTGCTCTCTCACTCCAAACAGTACTCGATAAAGCTGGTCACGACCTTGCAGTCTATTCATGGAAAGATCTTGCAAAAGATTACCTAGCCCTCATGAGTGCTGACAGAGGAGTCTCCAATATCATTCTTTTTTTGGTATTTATCATCGCAGCTGTGGGAGTATCTAACACGATGCTGATGGCGATGTATGAGCGAATGAGAGAGATTGGGATGATGCGAGCATTGGGTATGCGTGATCGCTCTATCTACATGCTCTTACTCATTGAAGCCGGAGGCATAGGTTTCCTGGGCTCCCTTATAGGTTGCCTCTTCGGAGCTCTAGTAAATCTATATCTGGTCGAAACTGGAATCGATTTTGGGTTCATGTTCAGAAACATGGATATTGGTTATAGAATCCAAAATGTCATGCGCGGTTCTTGGAGTATTTCTACAATCGCAAAAGCTTTTCTCAGTGGTATCCTACTCTCAATGATAGTTGCGGTTGCTCCAATCAGAAGAGCAATGAAGCAAGATATTCCTACATGCCTGCACCATCAATAGCATTACTTCGAGTCCAGCTACCACGTGTCACGAATCGATACAATAAAAAAAGACAACCCAATAGGATTGTCTTTTTTCTTGCTCGCCCGGAGGGATTTGAACCCCCGACAGGGTGGTTAACAGCCACCTGCTCTACCGACTGAGCTACAGGCGAATAACGTTTCGAACGATAGGAACATTACCCGATTGAATTGGTTATGTCAAGCAGTTTGAAATAAGTTATACCAAAAATTCCCTTGATGAATGAACTATTCAGACAAGTATTCAGAAAAGGGCGACTACCCGAAGATAGTCGCCCTTGAACTTGTAATTCTACCTTACTTTGCGGGGTAGTTCTTCGAGAGGAACTCGATGAATACATCGCTGAGCAAGGAACCCTCGGAGAGGACCTTACCAAACATGGTATAGCCATCACCACCAGCGGCCATGAAGTCGTTGGTTGCGACCTTATAGGTTGCATTCTTATCAATCGCCTTACCGTTGAGAAGAACTCTCAGGATACGACTACCAGGCTTACCATAGCGGTTGTAAACAACTTGAAGGTCGGTCTGGGAGAATGCACCATTGGTCTCAGGCAGTTTGCTGTAACCATGCTCAAGTGCAGCATAGACATCAGCTCCGGTTACCTCAACAACAGTGATGATGTTGGTGAACGGCAGGACATTAATCACTTCACCGATCGTTACCTCACCAGCGTCGATGGATGCGCGGATACCACCACCATTGGTAATGGTGAAGTCGGCACCACTCTCAGCAGTCATTGCCCTGGTGATCAACCTGGAAAGGTTGGTCGGCTTGGTACGAACATTTGCACGTTCGCCATCAAGCTTCTCAGGTACAGTTGCAATAACTGTGTTGAGCTTAGCATCAAGCTTTGCGGTCATATAACCGAGGTACTCATCAACTTCAGCATCGTTTGGTACTTCTGCAATACCATACATCTTAGCAAGATCAGAATCCTTGGCATTCCATACATCTGCAGCAGAAATCATCATCGGATAGACAGCGGTTACTTCGTCGTTCTTGACATGAAGCTGGACCAAGCCCAGATTTTCCATGTACTCACCGGCGGAGACAATCATCGTGTCACCAATCTTCATTCCCTGCTTCAGCAAGGTGTGGCTGTGACCGTCAACAAACAGGTCAATACCCTTGATATTGCTTACGATCTTATCAGTGGTCAAGCCACTTGCACCATCTGGATCCATTCCGATGTGACCAAGTACGATGATGTAATCAACATACTGCTTAGCCATATCGATTGCCTGCTGGCCAATCTCGAAGATCTCTTCGTTGGCGAAATATACGCCTTCGACATTCTTCGGATGGGTCTTGGTAGCAGTGTCAGGAGTGGTCAAGCCGACAACGCCAACAGTAAAGTCGTTGAAATTGTAGACCTGGTAAGGCTGGAACAGCATATAGCCATTCTCATCCAATACGTTTGCACTCAAGACCTTGATGTCAGTGTAGTTCTCAGCAATCTCAGCTGCTTCAAGAAGGCGATCTACACCATAGTTGAAGTCGTGGTTGCCGGGTGCTACTGCATCATAGCCAAGCATATCAAGCAAGACACCAACGGTCTCACCTTCGAACATATTGACAACATTGGTTCCATGAGTCACATCACCTGCGTCAAGTACCAGAATATTATCGGTAATACCGCGTCCAACCTTCAACATGGTAGCAAGCTTTGAATAGCCAACATTGTCTTCACTGGAAAATACACGACCGTGTACATCGTTAGTGTGGACAACAAAGAGATCAAACTCTTTTGCGCCATCAGCGTTTTTCACGATCTCGAATACTCCAAGTGGGTACTCAACTGGCTCTGGTTCCTCAGCTACCGGTGCTGGTGCAGGTGCGGGGGCTGGAGCTTCTTCCTTCACCTCAGGTGCTGGTGCAGGTGCCTCTGCCTTTGCAGGGACCTCTGCCTTCACCATCGGCTTCGGGGTTGCGCCAATCATCGAGACAATGGCTGGATCCTCAGGTACGCTTACCTGCAGGGTGTAGCCCATTGCTCTTGCAAACGGCTCATAAGCCTTGGCAATTGCACTCTTGGCAGGGTCAAGCACATCGGCTGCGGGAAGAATCATCGGTACAACGCTCTTCACCTTTCCGTTTGCTACACTCACCTGCACGCCACCAACGCTCTTCAGCATCTCGTCTGCACGTACAATCAGGGTTCCGTTCACGGTCTTGGCCATTGCAGATCCATTGCCGTCGACGATCAGGTCGATGCCGTCAATGTTCTGGGCTACCATCTCACTGGTGATATCGCCCTTGCTGCCAAGGTCGCTGAGCACCACGATGTAGTCAACATAATCCTGGGCCATGTCCACAGCATACTGTGCATTGTCCAGAATCAGGTCACTGGTGAAGCTCACTCCCTGGATCGGTTTCGGGGCAACAAGCCCTACCACGCCGACCTTGAAGCCGTTGTAGTTGTACACCTGATATGGCTGGGCAACGAGGTACCCGTTCGCATCCAGTGCATTCGCACTCAACGGAAGGGCCTTCTTCGTCCCGGCTATACCGGTAGCCAGCTGCACTGCCTGTGGGGTGTAGGCATCGTAGCCAAGCTCATCAACCACCTCGGCGGCCAGCATCGCAGCCTCAGCTGGTACCTCGCCGACATTGCCGCTGTTCAGCAGCAACCAGTTGTCGGT containing:
- a CDS encoding FtsX-like permease family protein, producing MKFIIRLAIKNLSRYRRRTAITAGAIAIGIMAFIIVDSIFLGAKLESERNLRLYETASLRIYTPEYWNERHFLPLEYSIKDPSKVLQILEDRGLKATPRTLFSADMILYKQDFNEDGTLPVTVTAVNPETDSSVYKFEDTLHQGRFLKPGEMDGIVIGSWFAEDIGAEVGYWVTLLTRGNGGFYEAFDMQIVGIVNCPNPNVNRTLVMMDIQAADTFLAMEGAVTNIDISLANGKDIESAALSLQTVLDKAGHDLAVYSWKDLAKDYLALMSADRGVSNIILFLVFIIAAVGVSNTMLMAMYERMREIGMMRALGMRDRSIYMLLLIEAGGIGFLGSLIGCLFGALVNLYLVETGIDFGFMFRNMDIGYRIQNVMRGSWSISTIAKAFLSGILLSMIVAVAPIRRAMKQDIPTCLHHQ
- a CDS encoding 5'-nucleotidase C-terminal domain-containing protein translates to MKRLSRTIMTAMLVALLAFSLVGCKSTAKVEPIPPAPVEPAPEPVTPIEPAPELVEVPEPEPMPEPAPPAPAPAPVAEEPKELVYPYGVQEIVKSDSGAKVFDLIIVHTNDLNGNIYSENGGLGLARLSTALKAGRALTDNWLLLNSGNVGEVPAEAAMLAAEVVDELGYDAYTPQAVQLATGIAGTKKALPLSANALDANGYLVAQPYQVYNYNGFKVGVVGLVAPKPIQGVSFTSDLILDNAQYAVDMAQDYVDYIVVLSDLGSKGDITSEMVAQNIDGIDLIVDGNGSAMAKTVNGTLIVRADEMLKSVGGVQVSVANGKVKSVVPMILPAADVLDPAKSAIAKAYEPFARAMGYTLQVSVPEDPAIVSMIGATPKPMVKAEVPAKAEAPAPAPEVKEEAPAPAPAPAPVAEEPKELVYPYGVQEIVKSDSGAKVFDLIIVHTNDLNGNIYSENGGLGLARLSTALKAGRALTDNWLLLNSGNVGEVPAEAAMLAAEVVDELGYDAYTPQAVQLATGIAGTKKALPLSANALDANGYLVAQPYQVYNYNGFKVGVVGLVAPKPIQGVSFTSDLILDNAQYAVDMAQDYVDYIVVLSDLGSKGDITSEMVAQNIDGIDLIVDGNGSAMAKTVNGTLIVRADEMLKSVGGVQVSVANGKVKSVVPMILPAADVLDPAKSAIAKAYEPFARAMGYTLQVSVPEDPAIVSMIGATPKPMVKAEVPAKAEAPAPAPEVKEEAPAPAPAPAPVAEEPEPVEYPLGVFEIVKNADGAKEFDLFVVHTNDVHGRVFSSEDNVGYSKLATMLKVGRGITDNILVLDAGDVTHGTNVVNMFEGETVGVLLDMLGYDAVAPGNHDFNYGVDRLLEAAEIAENYTDIKVLSANVLDENGYMLFQPYQVYNFNDFTVGVVGLTTPDTATKTHPKNVEGVYFANEEIFEIGQQAIDMAKQYVDYIIVLGHIGMDPDGASGLTTDKIVSNIKGIDLFVDGHSHTLLKQGMKIGDTMIVSAGEYMENLGLVQLHVKNDEVTAVYPMMISAADVWNAKDSDLAKMYGIAEVPNDAEVDEYLGYMTAKLDAKLNTVIATVPEKLDGERANVRTKPTNLSRLITRAMTAESGADFTITNGGGIRASIDAGEVTIGEVINVLPFTNIITVVEVTGADVYAALEHGYSKLPETNGAFSQTDLQVVYNRYGKPGSRILRVLLNGKAIDKNATYKVATNDFMAAGGDGYTMFGKVLSEGSLLSDVFIEFLSKNYPAK